The following coding sequences are from one uncultured Fretibacterium sp. window:
- a CDS encoding Glu/Leu/Phe/Val dehydrogenase produces MSVTRRTATNVLLDTALKNFYGAAEEMGLDDKLISILSNSERRLEVSVPVEMDDGSVQVFKGYRVQHSTAIGPAKGGIRFHPDVDVDECEALAMLMTWKCSLAGIPYGGGKGGICCDPLVLSKKEKERMSRTFAARIAPIVGTWQDVPAPDLNTGGQEMVWFSDTLTKMRGQLEPGVFTGKPIPYWGSRGRNEATGRGVATCGLELMKVLGKNPEGIRAAIQGFGNVGSYTAKTLAEAGVKIVAISDITGSYYSPKGIDLKKAFEMVSSHPKRLLEGYTCDGCEKLGVSDVLFTDCDFLFPCALDGVLNDKTADKVKAKYLVEGANGPVTPEGDKILSDKGVTLVPDFLANSGGVIGSYFEWAQNLQGFFWTEEEYNNRLIHIMKGNFKRVWDYAQSKNVKMRRAAFMAAIQRVADVEALRGIFL; encoded by the coding sequence ATGTCGGTTACGAGAAGGACGGCTACGAATGTGTTGCTGGATACGGCACTGAAGAATTTCTATGGTGCTGCGGAGGAGATGGGGCTCGACGATAAGCTCATCTCGATCTTGAGCAACTCCGAGCGCAGGCTCGAGGTCTCCGTGCCCGTGGAGATGGACGACGGTTCCGTCCAGGTTTTCAAGGGCTACAGGGTGCAGCACTCCACCGCCATCGGCCCGGCCAAGGGCGGCATCCGTTTCCATCCCGACGTGGACGTGGACGAGTGCGAGGCTCTGGCCATGCTCATGACCTGGAAGTGTTCGCTGGCAGGCATCCCCTACGGCGGCGGCAAGGGCGGGATCTGCTGCGATCCGCTGGTCCTCTCCAAGAAGGAGAAGGAGCGCATGTCCCGCACCTTTGCGGCCCGCATCGCGCCGATCGTCGGGACCTGGCAGGATGTGCCCGCCCCGGACCTCAACACGGGAGGCCAGGAGATGGTGTGGTTCAGCGACACCCTCACCAAGATGCGCGGCCAGCTGGAGCCGGGCGTGTTTACGGGCAAGCCGATCCCGTACTGGGGCTCCAGGGGGCGCAACGAGGCCACGGGCCGCGGCGTCGCCACCTGCGGCCTCGAGCTGATGAAGGTCCTGGGCAAGAACCCGGAGGGCATTCGGGCGGCCATCCAGGGGTTCGGTAACGTCGGCAGCTACACGGCGAAGACGCTGGCGGAGGCGGGGGTGAAGATCGTCGCCATCAGCGACATCACGGGGTCCTACTACTCCCCGAAGGGCATCGACCTGAAGAAGGCCTTTGAGATGGTCTCCTCGCACCCCAAGAGGTTGCTGGAGGGCTATACCTGCGACGGCTGCGAGAAGCTGGGGGTCTCGGACGTCCTGTTCACGGACTGCGATTTCCTGTTCCCCTGCGCGCTCGACGGCGTTTTGAACGACAAGACGGCGGACAAGGTGAAGGCCAAGTACCTCGTCGAGGGTGCCAACGGCCCCGTCACCCCCGAGGGAGACAAGATCCTCTCGGACAAGGGCGTCACGCTCGTCCCCGACTTCCTGGCCAACTCGGGCGGCGTCATCGGCTCCTACTTCGAGTGGGCGCAGAACCTCCAGGGATTCTTCTGGACGGAGGAGGAGTACAACAACCGCCTGATCCACATCATGAAGGGCAATTTCAAGCGCGTCTGGGACTACGCCCAGTCCAAGAACGTCAAGATGCGCCGCGCCGCTTTCATGGCCGCCATCCAGCGCGTCGCCGACGTCGAGGCGCTGCGCGGCATCTTCCTGTAG
- the flgA gene encoding flagellar basal body P-ring formation chaperone FlgA: MRRRTLRLFFMALACAALLPTSGASGAERPVRIDIPPFVQADGTAFTLGDIARISGPDRVRDALSPLILSVEEGGVVTREQVVRAVEASGLEGVRLEVRMPDRVRVEAAGTDGTPRKGDGGRFSPDESLISVIKSLAAWDGDVEVSHAGPVPEGRLVSPASLVPGSAAATLRFRDGAGRERSLAVRLTWTRNVLVMARSVPRGQPLAAEDFVTRPMRIANPGVYAAQLSQAVGRTSRRPLPQGKPVPLEFLSMPPVAKKGRTVLIVVRQGGLIAAVKGVLLDDGAAGGVVRVRRADDKKVVLRARVLDSETVEVDVP, translated from the coding sequence GTGCGGCGGAGGACACTCCGCCTTTTTTTTATGGCGCTCGCCTGTGCCGCACTGCTCCCGACCTCCGGTGCTTCGGGCGCGGAGCGGCCCGTCCGCATCGATATTCCCCCCTTCGTCCAGGCGGACGGCACTGCCTTCACGCTGGGGGATATCGCGCGGATCTCCGGACCCGACAGGGTGCGGGATGCCTTGAGCCCCCTGATCTTGTCGGTCGAGGAGGGGGGCGTCGTCACTCGGGAGCAGGTGGTACGTGCGGTCGAGGCCAGCGGGCTCGAGGGAGTTCGTCTGGAGGTTCGGATGCCCGACAGGGTGCGGGTCGAGGCGGCCGGTACGGACGGGACGCCGAGGAAGGGGGACGGTGGGCGTTTCTCCCCTGACGAATCCCTCATATCTGTGATAAAATCACTTGCAGCATGGGATGGCGATGTCGAGGTCTCCCACGCGGGCCCCGTTCCCGAGGGGCGGCTTGTCTCGCCGGCATCCCTGGTCCCGGGAAGTGCGGCCGCCACGCTGCGTTTTCGCGACGGGGCGGGGCGGGAACGTTCTCTGGCCGTCCGCCTGACCTGGACCCGGAACGTCCTTGTCATGGCGCGGTCCGTGCCCAGAGGGCAGCCCCTGGCCGCGGAGGATTTTGTGACGCGCCCCATGCGTATCGCGAATCCCGGCGTCTATGCGGCGCAGCTCTCCCAGGCCGTGGGGCGCACGTCTCGCAGGCCCCTGCCTCAGGGGAAGCCCGTGCCGTTGGAGTTCCTGTCCATGCCCCCCGTGGCGAAGAAGGGCAGGACCGTCTTGATCGTTGTGCGTCAGGGAGGGCTTATTGCGGCGGTCAAGGGGGTTCTGTTGGATGACGGGGCCGCGGGCGGCGTCGTGAGGGTACGTCGGGCGGATGACAAGAAGGTCGTCCTCAGGGCTCGTGTTTTGGATAGCGAAACCGTGGAGGTGGATGTTCCGTGA
- the rpmB gene encoding 50S ribosomal protein L28, which translates to MAKVCQCCGRGPVTGNAVSHSNRHTRRRWLVNLQSVRIDAGDGSTFKVRVCTKCLKSGFVKRAASAV; encoded by the coding sequence ATGGCAAAGGTCTGTCAGTGCTGCGGACGCGGCCCCGTGACGGGGAACGCGGTCAGCCATTCCAACCGGCATACGCGCCGTCGTTGGCTGGTCAATCTTCAGAGTGTCCGGATCGATGCGGGCGATGGCTCCACCTTCAAGGTGCGCGTGTGCACGAAGTGCCTGAAGTCCGGCTTCGTCAAGAGAGCGGCGTCGGCAGTCTGA
- a CDS encoding flagellar basal body L-ring protein FlgH produces the protein MNASRVRAGLILFCLCLCAVAWGRAEAVSLWDDRTNWTADERPGRVGDIVTVLVNERTDAKDEATMDVKKSSKNSVSDGTGILRFIRSLGLTSDNSSKGDGSVERKHHAKATVACLVTDVLPNGNLLIEGTRDVRTSEETLQFQLIGVIRPQDVNSNNQIRSELIANAELAVKGKGAISRTQKPGIITQILQMVF, from the coding sequence GTGAATGCCTCGAGAGTACGGGCGGGTTTGATTTTGTTCTGTCTCTGCCTTTGTGCGGTGGCGTGGGGGAGGGCCGAGGCCGTCTCCCTCTGGGACGACAGGACGAACTGGACGGCGGACGAGCGCCCAGGCAGGGTGGGGGACATCGTCACGGTGCTGGTCAACGAGCGGACCGACGCTAAGGACGAGGCGACGATGGACGTCAAGAAGTCCTCGAAGAACTCCGTCAGCGACGGAACGGGGATTCTGAGGTTCATCAGGAGCCTTGGGCTGACGAGCGACAACAGCAGCAAGGGCGACGGCTCCGTCGAGCGCAAGCACCACGCGAAGGCGACGGTCGCGTGCCTGGTCACGGACGTGCTCCCCAATGGAAATCTGCTCATCGAGGGGACGCGCGACGTCCGGACCAGCGAGGAGACGCTGCAGTTCCAGCTGATCGGCGTGATCCGACCTCAGGACGTCAACAGCAACAACCAGATTCGCAGCGAATTGATCGCGAACGCCGAGCTGGCGGTCAAGGGCAAGGGCGCCATCTCCCGGACTCAGAAGCCGGGGATCATCACCCAGATCCTTCAGATGGTCTTCTGA
- a CDS encoding flagellar hook-basal body protein: MHRGLYAACSAMLVQETHLDVVTNNLANVDTLGFRRRIPVNEDFSAHLDRLEKVSEDDERKIVTVPPFTMNWKGRQTIGTLALANVFSESAMDTTPGVVRVTDNPLDLLIDGPGFFAVQDGAGNTFYTRQGSFTLSDDGVVVTQDGMTLQGDGGDIEVGTATRLVVNPGGQVYADGALVGTIPLYTFERPTYLRQVGRSLLAPSDASGPAAEAEDVRIVGGALERSNVSVVEEMVRMIEAQRAYEGASKALMAHDEQTGKLITAYGRG; the protein is encoded by the coding sequence TTGCACAGAGGGCTTTATGCGGCGTGCTCCGCAATGCTGGTCCAGGAGACGCACCTGGACGTCGTGACGAACAACCTGGCGAACGTGGATACGCTCGGCTTTCGCCGCCGCATCCCCGTCAACGAGGATTTCAGCGCGCATCTGGACCGTCTCGAAAAGGTATCGGAGGACGACGAGCGGAAGATCGTGACCGTCCCCCCGTTTACGATGAACTGGAAGGGAAGGCAGACTATTGGGACCCTGGCCCTGGCGAACGTCTTTTCGGAGAGCGCCATGGACACGACGCCGGGCGTCGTCCGCGTGACGGACAATCCGCTGGACCTGTTGATCGACGGGCCGGGCTTCTTTGCCGTCCAGGACGGGGCGGGGAACACCTTCTATACGCGTCAGGGCAGCTTTACGCTGAGTGACGATGGCGTCGTTGTCACTCAGGACGGAATGACCCTCCAGGGCGACGGCGGGGACATCGAGGTGGGGACGGCCACCCGCCTGGTCGTCAATCCCGGCGGCCAGGTCTACGCGGATGGGGCGCTCGTGGGGACGATCCCGCTCTATACCTTCGAACGGCCGACCTATCTGAGGCAGGTAGGCCGGAGCCTCCTGGCGCCCAGCGACGCTTCGGGGCCGGCCGCCGAGGCCGAGGACGTCCGGATTGTCGGGGGAGCGCTCGAACGGTCCAATGTCAGCGTCGTCGAGGAGATGGTCCGTATGATCGAGGCCCAGCGGGCGTACGAGGGCGCCTCGAAGGCCCTGATGGCGCACGATGAGCAGACGGGCAAGTTGATTACGGCCTACGGCAGGGGCTAA
- a CDS encoding M20 family metallo-hydrolase encodes MKDRVLSAVEGLRGEMVEALSRICRIPAVSPHNGGTGEEEKAREIERLVAELGLGAVTWQRVEDERSPTGNRPSLFLELPGKQQRRLCILTHIDIVPEGDRSLWTIDPYQPVVKGSRLYGRGVSDNGMTLIASLYALKALVASGAEPEFSVCLVFAADEEMGSGFGLEPLLERGLFRPDDLVIAPDGGNDAGDFVEISEKAGLKLAFTVTGRQAHASLPNTGLNACRAANILAVEVDEALHKAFPDEDPLFDPPVSTFEPTRRFANVPNTNTVPGKERFEFDCRVLPSVSLDEVLGVVERVRKDVANRTGAAVDLEVGRNDAAAPTPPDSDIVRLLCGAVREVLGVEPRTGGIGGGTFAAFFRKKGIPAVVWQQECAGVAHQPDEYTEIDYLVNNAKVFALMMLGGL; translated from the coding sequence GTGAAGGACAGGGTGCTTTCGGCAGTCGAAGGGCTTCGCGGCGAGATGGTCGAGGCCCTGAGCCGGATCTGCCGCATTCCCGCCGTCTCCCCCCATAACGGGGGGACGGGGGAGGAGGAGAAGGCCAGGGAGATCGAGCGTCTTGTCGCGGAGCTGGGGCTGGGCGCCGTTACATGGCAGAGGGTTGAGGACGAAAGGTCCCCGACGGGGAACCGGCCCTCTCTGTTTCTGGAGCTGCCGGGGAAGCAGCAGCGCCGGCTCTGCATCCTGACGCATATCGATATCGTCCCCGAGGGGGATCGGTCGCTCTGGACAATAGACCCCTATCAGCCCGTCGTCAAGGGGTCCCGTCTCTATGGGCGCGGGGTCAGCGACAACGGGATGACCCTTATCGCCTCGCTCTACGCGCTCAAGGCGCTCGTCGCCTCCGGCGCCGAGCCGGAGTTCTCCGTGTGCCTCGTCTTTGCCGCGGACGAGGAGATGGGGAGCGGTTTCGGCCTGGAGCCCCTGCTGGAACGGGGGCTTTTCCGCCCGGACGACCTGGTGATCGCTCCGGACGGCGGCAACGATGCGGGGGATTTCGTCGAGATATCCGAGAAGGCCGGCCTCAAGCTCGCCTTTACCGTAACGGGTCGCCAGGCCCATGCCAGCCTGCCCAATACGGGGCTGAACGCCTGTCGTGCGGCCAACATCCTGGCCGTGGAGGTGGACGAGGCCCTGCACAAGGCGTTTCCGGACGAGGACCCGCTTTTTGATCCTCCCGTCTCGACCTTCGAGCCGACCCGCCGCTTTGCCAACGTCCCCAACACGAACACGGTCCCCGGCAAAGAACGATTCGAGTTCGACTGCCGCGTCCTCCCCTCCGTCTCCCTGGACGAGGTGCTGGGGGTCGTGGAGCGGGTGCGTAAGGACGTGGCGAACCGGACCGGCGCCGCGGTTGACCTCGAGGTTGGCCGAAACGATGCGGCCGCCCCCACCCCTCCGGACAGCGATATCGTCCGGCTGCTCTGCGGCGCCGTTCGAGAGGTGCTTGGGGTGGAGCCGAGGACCGGAGGGATCGGGGGGGGCACGTTTGCGGCGTTCTTCCGCAAAAAGGGCATTCCCGCGGTCGTCTGGCAGCAGGAATGTGCCGGAGTGGCCCATCAACCCGACGAGTACACGGAGATAGACTACCTTGTCAACAACGCGAAGGTCTTCGCCTTGATGATGCTGGGCGGGCTCTGA
- a CDS encoding cupin domain-containing protein: MRCGSLFDPVIRGEAEFLEVLETFALPGEGEVGKSALGPRIERIVSEGHASPEGFWYDQDEPEWVALIRGTAELEFEDGRRHSMGAGDWLAIPAHERHRVVYTSSDPPCVWLAVFGAGSPETTGSDLEEKEEMS, translated from the coding sequence ATGCGGTGCGGCAGCCTGTTTGACCCCGTCATCCGGGGGGAGGCGGAGTTTCTGGAGGTCCTGGAGACCTTCGCGCTTCCCGGGGAGGGGGAGGTTGGGAAAAGCGCCTTGGGGCCGCGTATCGAGCGCATTGTGTCCGAGGGGCACGCCTCCCCTGAGGGCTTCTGGTACGATCAGGACGAGCCCGAGTGGGTGGCCCTGATCCGGGGGACTGCGGAGCTGGAGTTCGAGGACGGCCGGCGGCATTCCATGGGGGCGGGGGATTGGCTGGCGATCCCCGCCCATGAGCGGCACCGCGTAGTGTACACCTCATCCGACCCGCCCTGCGTCTGGCTTGCCGTCTTCGGCGCGGGCTCCCCGGAGACGACCGGCAGCGACTTGGAGGAAAAGGAGGAGATGTCTTGA
- the xseB gene encoding exodeoxyribonuclease VII small subunit, with the protein MSFGDNLERLDEVLRRLESEPMPLDEALEVFERGVSLVRESRRILERAEQRVAILARDGEEPFEDAAGGEDEKVEN; encoded by the coding sequence ATGTCGTTTGGCGATAACCTGGAGCGGTTGGATGAGGTCCTGAGGCGTCTCGAGTCCGAGCCGATGCCCTTGGACGAGGCTCTCGAGGTCTTCGAGCGCGGGGTCTCCCTGGTGCGGGAGAGCCGGAGGATTCTGGAGAGGGCGGAGCAGAGGGTGGCGATCCTGGCCCGGGACGGCGAGGAGCCCTTCGAGGACGCCGCCGGAGGTGAGGATGAAAAAGTTGAAAACTAA
- the flgG gene encoding flagellar basal-body rod protein FlgG — MLRSLWSSASGMIAQQTHLDVVSHNLANVNTQGYKKRRADFEDLLYQVGREPGTPVEPNSMVPTGVQVGLGTRVVATPSFMTQGNFQITENPLDWSIAGKTMAGENAFFQVTRTDGTIAYTRSGVWDVDADGQIVNHDGLLLEPAIVIPREATSIQLSRDGIVSVKMPGQTELQEVGQLELARFINPAGLRAEGDRLFLETEASGPPILAQPGTDGMPEVRQGVLEMSNVQVVEEMVEMIVAQRAYEANSKGVQTADDLLRIANGLKR; from the coding sequence ATGTTGAGATCTCTTTGGTCCAGCGCTTCGGGCATGATTGCCCAGCAGACTCATCTTGACGTCGTCTCGCACAACCTTGCGAACGTCAATACCCAGGGGTACAAGAAGCGGAGAGCCGACTTCGAGGACCTGCTCTATCAGGTTGGCCGGGAGCCCGGGACGCCGGTCGAACCGAACTCCATGGTCCCTACGGGCGTGCAGGTGGGCCTGGGCACGCGGGTCGTCGCGACCCCCAGCTTCATGACCCAGGGGAACTTCCAGATCACGGAGAATCCCCTGGATTGGTCGATCGCAGGCAAGACGATGGCGGGGGAGAACGCCTTTTTCCAGGTGACGCGGACGGATGGGACGATCGCCTACACCCGCTCCGGGGTGTGGGATGTGGATGCGGACGGGCAGATCGTCAACCACGACGGCCTGCTGCTTGAGCCCGCGATCGTCATTCCGCGGGAGGCCACGTCCATCCAGCTGAGCCGGGACGGCATCGTATCCGTTAAGATGCCCGGTCAAACGGAGCTCCAGGAGGTCGGACAGCTGGAGCTGGCGCGCTTCATCAACCCGGCAGGCCTCCGGGCGGAGGGGGACAGGCTGTTCCTGGAGACGGAGGCCAGCGGCCCCCCCATCTTGGCGCAGCCCGGCACGGATGGGATGCCCGAGGTGCGGCAGGGCGTCCTGGAGATGTCCAACGTCCAGGTCGTCGAGGAGATGGTGGAGATGATCGTGGCCCAGCGGGCCTACGAGGCCAACTCCAAGGGCGTCCAGACGGCGGACGACCTGCTGAGGATCGCCAACGGCCTGAAGCGTTAG
- a CDS encoding YkgJ family cysteine cluster protein, which produces MRPAWWELGVRFSCVGCGRCCRGKPGAIFFSPAEGERVCAFLSLFEGNMDERTFRRRFVTLRWGRPSFIERPNGDCIFYRVEEARCSIYRVRPSQCRLFPFWTEVMRSEESWASYAKSCPGMNDGRLYSASEIEALLREDAAQRA; this is translated from the coding sequence GTGAGGCCCGCGTGGTGGGAGCTGGGTGTTCGTTTTTCCTGCGTCGGGTGTGGCCGCTGCTGCCGGGGCAAGCCCGGCGCGATTTTTTTCTCGCCCGCCGAGGGCGAACGGGTTTGCGCGTTCCTCTCCCTGTTTGAGGGAAACATGGACGAGAGAACCTTTCGTAGGCGCTTCGTCACCCTGCGCTGGGGGCGCCCCAGCTTCATCGAACGTCCGAACGGCGACTGCATTTTTTATCGGGTCGAGGAGGCCCGGTGTTCCATTTACAGAGTCCGCCCTTCCCAGTGCCGCCTCTTTCCCTTCTGGACCGAGGTGATGCGGTCGGAGGAAAGCTGGGCGTCCTATGCGAAAAGCTGCCCCGGCATGAACGACGGTCGCCTCTATTCGGCCTCCGAGATCGAGGCGCTGCTCCGCGAGGACGCGGCACAGCGGGCCTGA
- a CDS encoding rod shape-determining protein, which translates to MFGTDIGIDLGTATILIFEKRHGVVLREPSVVAVDQDTGSILAVGYEAKNMVGRTPGSIVSVRPLRDGVIANYSMTEAMLQHFMRRVTRGWQRFFRNRAMICVPSGATDVERRAVLEAALEVGAKEAYLIEEPMAAAIGANLNVEEARGKMVVDVGGGTADIAVISLGGVVVSKSLRIGGDKFDEGIMRYLRRQYNLAIGEQTAENLKIMIGTCIPLDEEQRMVIKGRDLVQGLPRQIEVSSSAVNMAIGEMVQTLVDGVRNVLELTPPELSADIIDRGIVLTGGGSLLRGLPELISQQTGINCFTAENPMECVALGTGRALAAIDKLTGSGRNSILVNVRKGRRRR; encoded by the coding sequence ATGTTCGGAACGGATATAGGAATCGATTTGGGCACGGCGACGATCCTGATCTTCGAGAAGAGGCATGGGGTCGTGCTGAGGGAGCCCTCGGTCGTGGCCGTCGATCAGGATACCGGCAGCATCCTGGCCGTGGGATACGAGGCCAAGAACATGGTGGGACGCACGCCGGGCAGCATCGTCTCTGTCCGCCCGCTCAGGGACGGCGTCATCGCAAACTACTCGATGACCGAGGCGATGCTCCAGCACTTCATGCGGCGCGTCACGCGCGGCTGGCAGCGTTTCTTCAGGAACAGGGCGATGATCTGCGTTCCATCCGGCGCTACGGACGTGGAGCGCAGGGCCGTCCTCGAGGCGGCGCTCGAGGTTGGGGCCAAGGAAGCCTACCTCATCGAGGAGCCCATGGCCGCGGCCATCGGGGCCAACCTCAACGTCGAGGAGGCCCGGGGCAAGATGGTCGTTGACGTCGGCGGCGGGACGGCGGATATCGCGGTGATCTCCCTTGGGGGGGTCGTCGTCTCCAAGTCGCTCCGGATTGGGGGGGACAAGTTCGACGAGGGGATCATGCGCTACCTCCGGCGCCAGTACAACCTCGCGATCGGCGAGCAGACGGCCGAGAACCTGAAGATCATGATCGGCACCTGCATTCCGCTGGACGAGGAACAGCGCATGGTCATCAAGGGCCGGGACCTCGTACAGGGGCTGCCGCGGCAGATAGAGGTCTCCAGCTCGGCCGTCAACATGGCGATAGGGGAGATGGTCCAGACCCTGGTCGATGGGGTGCGCAACGTCCTGGAGCTAACGCCGCCGGAGCTTTCGGCCGATATCATAGACAGGGGTATCGTCCTCACCGGGGGGGGCTCCCTGCTGAGGGGGCTGCCTGAGCTGATCTCGCAGCAGACGGGGATCAACTGCTTTACGGCGGAGAATCCGATGGAGTGCGTGGCCCTGGGTACGGGCAGGGCTCTGGCTGCCATCGACAAGCTGACGGGGTCAGGACGCAACAGCATCCTGGTGAACGTCAGAAAGGGACGCAGGCGTCGCTGA
- a CDS encoding flagellar basal body P-ring protein FlgI, with protein sequence MKGRSAMIHVVSGVALGLVLALCGMASAAVELRDMDFGRVHPQVRIKDIVEIEGARGNQLTGVGLVTGLAGTGDKSSMAVQMMRNMMRNFGVTLDEKAARTKNVAVVSLTATLPPYSRPGQAIDVSVNAMGDAKSLQGGTLMQAPLKAADGKVYAVAQGAVLVGGYATAGSAASTTKNIPTSGLIPSGAIVERDVPADYTVGGQLALLLRDPDFTTAQRITDTINRQFGAVAYPVDAGRVVVNLPGQYLAAPTAFLANMEKLEIAPDSPARVAVNERTGTVVMGGNVRISSVAVAHGGLTVTVKEDPNVVQPGPLSGGETRTEQRTDITVDEDGASMIAMPATTTVRDLVRVMNSIGATPRDIIEILQAIDRAGALHGELVNM encoded by the coding sequence ATGAAGGGCAGGAGTGCGATGATCCACGTTGTGTCGGGCGTCGCTCTGGGGCTTGTCCTGGCCCTCTGCGGCATGGCCTCCGCGGCGGTGGAACTTCGGGATATGGACTTTGGCCGGGTCCATCCGCAGGTGCGCATCAAGGACATCGTGGAGATCGAGGGCGCGCGCGGGAACCAGCTGACGGGCGTGGGGCTCGTGACGGGGCTCGCGGGGACGGGGGACAAGTCCTCCATGGCCGTGCAGATGATGCGTAACATGATGCGCAATTTCGGGGTGACCCTGGACGAGAAGGCGGCCCGAACCAAGAACGTCGCGGTGGTATCCCTGACCGCGACGCTGCCGCCCTATTCCCGTCCCGGCCAGGCCATAGACGTCAGCGTCAATGCGATGGGCGATGCGAAGAGCCTCCAGGGGGGGACGCTGATGCAGGCCCCGCTGAAGGCGGCGGACGGAAAGGTCTACGCCGTCGCCCAGGGGGCCGTGCTCGTGGGGGGGTATGCGACGGCTGGTTCCGCCGCTTCGACGACGAAGAACATCCCGACGTCGGGTCTCATCCCATCGGGGGCGATCGTGGAGCGCGACGTGCCCGCGGATTACACGGTAGGTGGGCAGCTGGCGCTGCTGCTCCGGGACCCCGACTTCACGACGGCGCAGCGCATCACGGACACGATCAACCGGCAGTTCGGGGCGGTGGCCTATCCCGTGGACGCGGGGCGGGTCGTTGTGAACCTTCCGGGGCAGTACCTCGCGGCGCCGACGGCCTTTCTGGCGAACATGGAGAAGCTGGAGATCGCGCCGGACAGCCCGGCGCGCGTGGCCGTCAACGAGCGGACCGGGACCGTGGTGATGGGGGGCAATGTCCGCATCAGCTCGGTGGCCGTTGCGCACGGCGGCCTCACGGTGACCGTGAAGGAGGATCCGAACGTCGTGCAGCCCGGCCCCCTCAGCGGCGGCGAGACCCGGACGGAGCAGAGGACGGACATCACGGTGGACGAGGACGGCGCCAGCATGATCGCGATGCCCGCGACGACGACGGTACGGGACCTCGTGCGGGTCATGAACTCCATCGGGGCGACGCCCCGTGACATCATCGAGATCCTCCAGGCGATCGACAGGGCCGGGGCCCTGCACGGCGAACTGGTGAACATGTGA
- the gpt gene encoding xanthine phosphoribosyltransferase — MGAEDRYCKTYSISWERIHQDCKSLAERLHGMGRWEHIVGIARGGLVPSAIVARELSIRLVDTVCISSYTLRTQGRPHILKGIQTENGGRNWLIVDDLVDTGKTAQVVRALLPNACFATVYAKPEGRSFVDTFITEVSQDTWILFPWDSEYAYSKPLVEDA; from the coding sequence ATGGGGGCCGAGGACCGCTATTGCAAGACGTACTCCATCTCATGGGAGAGGATCCATCAGGACTGCAAGTCCCTGGCGGAGAGGCTCCACGGGATGGGGAGATGGGAGCACATCGTGGGTATCGCCCGAGGGGGACTGGTCCCATCGGCGATCGTCGCGCGGGAGCTGAGCATCCGGCTGGTCGATACCGTCTGTATCTCGAGCTACACGCTCAGGACCCAGGGCAGGCCCCACATCCTTAAGGGAATCCAGACCGAGAACGGAGGCCGAAACTGGCTCATCGTCGACGACCTGGTGGACACCGGCAAGACGGCACAGGTCGTGCGCGCCCTCCTTCCTAACGCCTGCTTCGCCACGGTCTACGCAAAGCCCGAGGGGCGTTCCTTCGTGGACACCTTCATCACGGAGGTCTCCCAGGACACATGGATCCTCTTCCCGTGGGATTCGGAGTACGCCTACAGCAAGCCTCTGGTGGAGGATGCCTGA
- a CDS encoding putative motility protein, with the protein MDISADVARYSMEMAAARVSSAVQVSMLRNVMDLQQATMTQLLQSMGMGRALDLQA; encoded by the coding sequence ATGGACATATCGGCAGATGTCGCGAGGTACTCCATGGAGATGGCTGCCGCGCGGGTAAGCTCCGCGGTGCAGGTGTCGATGCTGAGGAACGTCATGGACCTTCAGCAGGCGACGATGACCCAGCTTTTGCAGTCGATGGGTATGGGCAGGGCGCTGGATCTCCAGGCGTGA